A region of the Arthrobacter sp. FW306-07-I genome:
GTGATCTGGGTCATGGGGGACCCTGGCAGGATGCTGATGCCGGGGGAGGGACACGCCGGCGCCCGGGGCGGCTTGGTGACAGCGTCTACGACACGCTGCTCAACGAACTCCTGTCCGGGTCGATCGAACCTGGCTCCAGAATCATGATTGACCGGCTGTCACGCAGCCTCGGCGTGTCCCAGAGCCCGATCAGGGAAGCCCTGCTGCGGCTGGAGGCCCAAGGCTTGGTGACCAAAACGCACCTGGTCGGCTACCGCGCGGCTGAACGCATGAGCCGGCGCCAGTTCGAGGAGCTGTACGAGATGCGGCTCCTCCTCGAACCTTTCGCCGTGAGTGGTTGCGCCCGGCTCGCCAGCGAGAAGCAGATCGGCACGCTGGAGCATATGACAACCGAAATGAAACAGCAGTCGGGTCGCGGCTCGTACGCTTCGTTTGCCCAGCAGGACGCGGAATTCCATGAATTCATTGCTTCCTGTGGGGGAAACTCGCTGGTCCGGGAAAGCCTCTCTGCCCTGCACGGTCACCTCCACCTCTTCCGCCTGCACTTCAACACCCAGGGCACGTCGGAGGCATTGCGGGAGCATGACCAGATTCTTGCCGCGATCAAGGAACGCAACGCGGAAGGTGCCGCCGCCCTCATGAAGCGGCATATTGAAAATTCCAGGGACAGGCTATTGAACGCTTTTGAAAACGGAAACGGCGACGCCCGGGTAAGT
Encoded here:
- a CDS encoding GntR family transcriptional regulator, producing MKGKTMSREKSDLGHGGPWQDADAGGGTRRRPGRLGDSVYDTLLNELLSGSIEPGSRIMIDRLSRSLGVSQSPIREALLRLEAQGLVTKTHLVGYRAAERMSRRQFEELYEMRLLLEPFAVSGCARLASEKQIGTLEHMTTEMKQQSGRGSYASFAQQDAEFHEFIASCGGNSLVRESLSALHGHLHLFRLHFNTQGTSEALREHDQILAAIKERNAEGAAALMKRHIENSRDRLLNAFENGNGDARVSPAGEGEVEES